From Pseudorca crassidens isolate mPseCra1 chromosome 15, mPseCra1.hap1, whole genome shotgun sequence, one genomic window encodes:
- the PHKG2 gene encoding phosphorylase b kinase gamma catalytic chain, liver/testis isoform isoform X1 — protein sequence MTLDVGPEDELPDWAAAKEFYQKYDPKDVIGRVWRSGCEAAKALLCVEMREQEALTCALSDSGRGVSSVVRRCVHRVTGREFAVKIMEVTAERLSPEQLEEVREATRRETHILRQVAGHPHIITLIDSYESSSFMFLVFDLMRKGELFDYLTEKVALSEKETRSIMRSLLEAVSFLHANNIVHRDLKPENILLDDNMQIRLSDFGFSCHLEPDEKLRELCGTPGYLAPEILKCSMDETHPGYGKEVDLWACGVILFTLLAGSPPFWHRRQILMLRMIMEGQYQFSSPEWDDRSDTVKDLISRLLQVDPEERLTAEQALQHPFFERCEGSQPWNLSPRQRFRVAVWTVLAAGRVALSTHRVRPLTKSALLRDPYALRPVRRLIDSCAFRLYGHWVKKGEQQNRAALFQHRPPGPLSMMGPEEEGDSATITEDEAMMVLG from the exons ATGACGCTAGACGTGGGGCCGGAGGATGAGCTGCCCGACTGGGCTGCGGCCAAGGAGTTTTACCAGAAGTACGACCCTAAGGACGTCATTGGCAG AGTCTGGCGTAGTGGGTGTGAGGCTGCCAAGGCCCTACTCTGCGTGGAAATGAGAGAGCAGGAGGCCCTGACTTGCGCGTTGTCTGACTCTGGCAGAGGAGTGAGCTCTGTAGTCCGCCGTTGCGTTCATCGAGTTACTGGCCGGGAGTTTGCGGTGAAGATCATGGAGGTGACAGCTGAGCGGCTGAGTCCTGAGCAGCTGGAGGAGGTGCGAGAAGCCACGCGGCGAGAGACACACATCCTTCGCCAGGTCGCCGGCCACCCCCACATCA TCACTCTCATCGATTCCTACGAGTCTTCTAGCTTCATGTTCCTGGTGTTTGACCT GATGCGGAAGGGAGAGCTGTTTGACTATCTCACAGAGAAGGTGGCCCtctcagaaaaggaaaccag GTCCATCATGAGGTCTCTGCTGGAAGCAGTGAGCTTTCTCCACGCCAACAACATTGTACACCGAGACCTGAAGCCTGAGAATATTCTCCTAGATGACAATATGCAGATCCGACTGTCAGATTTTGGGTTCTCCTGCCACTTGGAACCTGACGAGAAGCTTCGAG AGTTGTGTGGGACTCCAGGGTATCTAGCACCAGAGATCCTTAAGTGCTCCATGGATGAAACCCACCCAGGCTATGGCAAGGAGGTCGATCT CTGGGCCTGTGGGGTGATCTTGTTCACACTCCTGGCTGGCTCGCCACCATTCTGGCACCGACGCCAGATCCTGATGTTACGCATGATCATGGAGGGCCAGTACCAGTTTAGTTCACCTGAGTGGGATGACCGTTCTGACACTGTGAAAGACCTG ATCTCGAGGCTGCTGCAGGTGGATCCTGAGGAGCGCCTGACAGCTGAGCAAGCCCTACAGCACCCATTCTTTGAGCGCTGTGAAGGCAGCCAACCCTGGAACCTCAGCCCCCGCCAGCGGTTCCGG GTGGCAGTGTGGACAGTGCTGGCTGCTGGACGGGTGGCCTTAAGCACCCACCGTGTACGGCCGCTGACCAAGAGTGCACTGTTGAGGGACCCTTATGCGCTGCGGCCAGTGCGGCGCCTCATTGACAGCTGTGCCTTCCGGCTCTATGGACACTGGGTGAAGAAGGGTGAGCAGCAGAACCGGGCAGCCCTCTTCCAGCACCGGCCCCCAGGGCCTTTATCCATGATGGGCCCTGAAGAGGAGGGGGACTCAGCTACTATCACTGAAGATGAGGCCATGATGGTGCTGGGCTAG
- the CFAP119 gene encoding cilia- and flagella-associated protein 119 isoform X1, whose translation MIRRKSSQFQGLKMQSELEQHYELRREPKKDLRSLDESATRMGTGVHSESGTVASVNADEDPAADLFPPPLPQPRICIWKYLDIHSMHRLEKTANVEEMREVLAELLGLGSPAQSLRDAITLDLFSHALIFCRQQGFSLEQTSTACALLQDLHKACIATPLGNVEECYRYFTSVLFCHGIRRPPFSINLFKEEQLLALADYVVNTYFRHFKLYKYVFTPQVLGHGLQEATPHLPAFPQCRHLPPSFQVRLDLSLTYMGLQAPKLWPKDETGKGECRGEGWTGLGLKPPPAFSLAEKEEGEEVEEQALTPDEEEPETVVQPEPEPSQVSILRAYIKTQMNKELEQLQQLVEERLKASEERLSSKLTALERPLQLPPGKGKNKT comes from the exons ATGATCCGCCGGAAGTCCAGCCAATTCCAGGGACTGAAAATGCAATCGGAGCTTGAACAGCACTACGAACTGCGGAGAGAACCCAAGAAAGACCTCAGGTCATTGGATGAATCGGCCACGCGGATGGGAACAGGTGTGCATAGCGAGTCGGGAACCGTGGCTTCGGTGAATGCGGATGAGGATCCTGCAGCCGACTTGTTCCCG CCGCCACTGCCCCAGCCCCGGATCTGCATATG GAAGTACCTGGACATCCATTCCATGCACAGGCTGGAGAAGACAGCCAATGTTGAGGAGATGAGGGA gGTGCTGGCCGAGCTGTTGGGACTAGGCTCTCCTGCGCAGAGCCTGCGGGACGCCATCACCCTGGACCTCTTCTCCCATGCACTCATCTTCTGCCGCCAACAAGGCTTCTCCCTGGAGCAGACATCAACGGCTTGTGCCCTGCTCCAAGATCTTCACAAGGCCTGTATTG CAACCCCCTTGGGCAACGTGGAGGAATGTTACCGCTACTTCACCAGTGTTCTTTTTTGCCACGGAATCAGG CGGCCCCCCTTCAGTATCAACCTCTTTAAGGAGGAACAGCTGCTGGCCCTGGCAGATTATGTGGTCAACACCTACTTCCGCCACTTCAAGCTCTACAAATATGTCTTCACACCCCAGGTACTGGGCCATGGGCTACAAGAGGCCACCCCTCATCTCCCCGCTTTCCCTCAGTGCAGacatcttcctccctctttccaggTGCGGCTGGATCTATCTTTGACTTACATGGGGCTACAGGCACCCAAGCTCTGGCCAAAGGATGAGACGGGTAAGGGAGAATGCCGGGGCGAGGGCTGGACTGGGCTGGGGCTGAAGCCTCCTCCTGCCTTCTCGCTTGCAGAGAAAGAAGAGGGCGAAGAGGTGGAGGAGCAGGCACTCACCCCAGATGAGGAGGAACCGGAAACAGTGGTCCAGCCAGAGCCAGAGCCAA GCCAGGTCTCCATCCTCCGGGCCTACATCAAGACCCAGATGAACAAGGAACTGGAGCAGCTCCAACAACTGGTGGAGGAACGGCTCAAGGCCAGTGAGGAAAGGCTCAGCAGCAAGCTGACCGCACTCGAGCGGCCCCTCCAGCTACCTCCAGGCAAAGGCAAGAACAAGACCTAG
- the CFAP119 gene encoding cilia- and flagella-associated protein 119 isoform X2, which yields MIRRKSSQFQGLKMQSELEQHYELRREPKKDLRSLDESATRMGTGVHSESGTVASVNADEDPAADLFPPPLPQPRICIWVLAELLGLGSPAQSLRDAITLDLFSHALIFCRQQGFSLEQTSTACALLQDLHKACIATPLGNVEECYRYFTSVLFCHGIRRPPFSINLFKEEQLLALADYVVNTYFRHFKLYKYVFTPQVLGHGLQEATPHLPAFPQCRHLPPSFQVRLDLSLTYMGLQAPKLWPKDETGKGECRGEGWTGLGLKPPPAFSLAEKEEGEEVEEQALTPDEEEPETVVQPEPEPSQVSILRAYIKTQMNKELEQLQQLVEERLKASEERLSSKLTALERPLQLPPGKGKNKT from the exons ATGATCCGCCGGAAGTCCAGCCAATTCCAGGGACTGAAAATGCAATCGGAGCTTGAACAGCACTACGAACTGCGGAGAGAACCCAAGAAAGACCTCAGGTCATTGGATGAATCGGCCACGCGGATGGGAACAGGTGTGCATAGCGAGTCGGGAACCGTGGCTTCGGTGAATGCGGATGAGGATCCTGCAGCCGACTTGTTCCCG CCGCCACTGCCCCAGCCCCGGATCTGCATATG gGTGCTGGCCGAGCTGTTGGGACTAGGCTCTCCTGCGCAGAGCCTGCGGGACGCCATCACCCTGGACCTCTTCTCCCATGCACTCATCTTCTGCCGCCAACAAGGCTTCTCCCTGGAGCAGACATCAACGGCTTGTGCCCTGCTCCAAGATCTTCACAAGGCCTGTATTG CAACCCCCTTGGGCAACGTGGAGGAATGTTACCGCTACTTCACCAGTGTTCTTTTTTGCCACGGAATCAGG CGGCCCCCCTTCAGTATCAACCTCTTTAAGGAGGAACAGCTGCTGGCCCTGGCAGATTATGTGGTCAACACCTACTTCCGCCACTTCAAGCTCTACAAATATGTCTTCACACCCCAGGTACTGGGCCATGGGCTACAAGAGGCCACCCCTCATCTCCCCGCTTTCCCTCAGTGCAGacatcttcctccctctttccaggTGCGGCTGGATCTATCTTTGACTTACATGGGGCTACAGGCACCCAAGCTCTGGCCAAAGGATGAGACGGGTAAGGGAGAATGCCGGGGCGAGGGCTGGACTGGGCTGGGGCTGAAGCCTCCTCCTGCCTTCTCGCTTGCAGAGAAAGAAGAGGGCGAAGAGGTGGAGGAGCAGGCACTCACCCCAGATGAGGAGGAACCGGAAACAGTGGTCCAGCCAGAGCCAGAGCCAA GCCAGGTCTCCATCCTCCGGGCCTACATCAAGACCCAGATGAACAAGGAACTGGAGCAGCTCCAACAACTGGTGGAGGAACGGCTCAAGGCCAGTGAGGAAAGGCTCAGCAGCAAGCTGACCGCACTCGAGCGGCCCCTCCAGCTACCTCCAGGCAAAGGCAAGAACAAGACCTAG
- the CFAP119 gene encoding cilia- and flagella-associated protein 119 isoform X4, with the protein MIRRKSSQFQGLKMQSELEQHYELRREPKKDLRSLDESATRMGTGVHSESGTVASVNADEDPAADLFPPPLPQPRICIWKYLDIHSMHRLEKTANVEEMREVLAELLGLGSPAQSLRDAITLDLFSHALIFCRQQGFSLEQTSTACALLQDLHKACIATPLGNVEECYRYFTSVLFCHGIRRPPFSINLFKEEQLLALADYVVNTYFRHFKLYKYVFTPQVRLDLSLTYMGLQAPKLWPKDETGKGECRGEGWTGLGLKPPPAFSLAEKEEGEEVEEQALTPDEEEPETVVQPEPEPSQVSILRAYIKTQMNKELEQLQQLVEERLKASEERLSSKLTALERPLQLPPGKGKNKT; encoded by the exons ATGATCCGCCGGAAGTCCAGCCAATTCCAGGGACTGAAAATGCAATCGGAGCTTGAACAGCACTACGAACTGCGGAGAGAACCCAAGAAAGACCTCAGGTCATTGGATGAATCGGCCACGCGGATGGGAACAGGTGTGCATAGCGAGTCGGGAACCGTGGCTTCGGTGAATGCGGATGAGGATCCTGCAGCCGACTTGTTCCCG CCGCCACTGCCCCAGCCCCGGATCTGCATATG GAAGTACCTGGACATCCATTCCATGCACAGGCTGGAGAAGACAGCCAATGTTGAGGAGATGAGGGA gGTGCTGGCCGAGCTGTTGGGACTAGGCTCTCCTGCGCAGAGCCTGCGGGACGCCATCACCCTGGACCTCTTCTCCCATGCACTCATCTTCTGCCGCCAACAAGGCTTCTCCCTGGAGCAGACATCAACGGCTTGTGCCCTGCTCCAAGATCTTCACAAGGCCTGTATTG CAACCCCCTTGGGCAACGTGGAGGAATGTTACCGCTACTTCACCAGTGTTCTTTTTTGCCACGGAATCAGG CGGCCCCCCTTCAGTATCAACCTCTTTAAGGAGGAACAGCTGCTGGCCCTGGCAGATTATGTGGTCAACACCTACTTCCGCCACTTCAAGCTCTACAAATATGTCTTCACACCCCAG gTGCGGCTGGATCTATCTTTGACTTACATGGGGCTACAGGCACCCAAGCTCTGGCCAAAGGATGAGACGGGTAAGGGAGAATGCCGGGGCGAGGGCTGGACTGGGCTGGGGCTGAAGCCTCCTCCTGCCTTCTCGCTTGCAGAGAAAGAAGAGGGCGAAGAGGTGGAGGAGCAGGCACTCACCCCAGATGAGGAGGAACCGGAAACAGTGGTCCAGCCAGAGCCAGAGCCAA GCCAGGTCTCCATCCTCCGGGCCTACATCAAGACCCAGATGAACAAGGAACTGGAGCAGCTCCAACAACTGGTGGAGGAACGGCTCAAGGCCAGTGAGGAAAGGCTCAGCAGCAAGCTGACCGCACTCGAGCGGCCCCTCCAGCTACCTCCAGGCAAAGGCAAGAACAAGACCTAG
- the CFAP119 gene encoding cilia- and flagella-associated protein 119 isoform X3 — MIRRKSSQFQGLKMQSELEQHYELRREPKKDLRSLDESATRMGTGVHSESGTVASVNADEDPAADLFPPPLPQPRICIWKYLDIHSMHRLEKTANVEEMREVLAELLGLGSPAQSLRDAITLDLFSHALIFCRQQGFSLEQTSTACALLQDLHKACIATPLGNVEECYRYFTSVLFCHGIRRPPFSINLFKEEQLLALADYVVNTYFRHFKLYKYVFTPQVLGHGLQEATPHLPAFPQCRHLPPSFQVRLDLSLTYMGLQAPKLWPKDETEKEEGEEVEEQALTPDEEEPETVVQPEPEPSQVSILRAYIKTQMNKELEQLQQLVEERLKASEERLSSKLTALERPLQLPPGKGKNKT; from the exons ATGATCCGCCGGAAGTCCAGCCAATTCCAGGGACTGAAAATGCAATCGGAGCTTGAACAGCACTACGAACTGCGGAGAGAACCCAAGAAAGACCTCAGGTCATTGGATGAATCGGCCACGCGGATGGGAACAGGTGTGCATAGCGAGTCGGGAACCGTGGCTTCGGTGAATGCGGATGAGGATCCTGCAGCCGACTTGTTCCCG CCGCCACTGCCCCAGCCCCGGATCTGCATATG GAAGTACCTGGACATCCATTCCATGCACAGGCTGGAGAAGACAGCCAATGTTGAGGAGATGAGGGA gGTGCTGGCCGAGCTGTTGGGACTAGGCTCTCCTGCGCAGAGCCTGCGGGACGCCATCACCCTGGACCTCTTCTCCCATGCACTCATCTTCTGCCGCCAACAAGGCTTCTCCCTGGAGCAGACATCAACGGCTTGTGCCCTGCTCCAAGATCTTCACAAGGCCTGTATTG CAACCCCCTTGGGCAACGTGGAGGAATGTTACCGCTACTTCACCAGTGTTCTTTTTTGCCACGGAATCAGG CGGCCCCCCTTCAGTATCAACCTCTTTAAGGAGGAACAGCTGCTGGCCCTGGCAGATTATGTGGTCAACACCTACTTCCGCCACTTCAAGCTCTACAAATATGTCTTCACACCCCAGGTACTGGGCCATGGGCTACAAGAGGCCACCCCTCATCTCCCCGCTTTCCCTCAGTGCAGacatcttcctccctctttccaggTGCGGCTGGATCTATCTTTGACTTACATGGGGCTACAGGCACCCAAGCTCTGGCCAAAGGATGAGACGG AGAAAGAAGAGGGCGAAGAGGTGGAGGAGCAGGCACTCACCCCAGATGAGGAGGAACCGGAAACAGTGGTCCAGCCAGAGCCAGAGCCAA GCCAGGTCTCCATCCTCCGGGCCTACATCAAGACCCAGATGAACAAGGAACTGGAGCAGCTCCAACAACTGGTGGAGGAACGGCTCAAGGCCAGTGAGGAAAGGCTCAGCAGCAAGCTGACCGCACTCGAGCGGCCCCTCCAGCTACCTCCAGGCAAAGGCAAGAACAAGACCTAG
- the TMEM265 gene encoding transmembrane protein 265, with protein MEDEEKAVESLVSNTEAARSPSPIRCCSLCLRYLAATSIICGCSCLGVVALVFAIKAEERHKAGRLEEAVHWGARARRFILASFAVWLAVLVLGPLLLWLLSYAIAQAE; from the exons ATGGAGGACGAGGAGAAGGCAGTGGAGAGCTTGGTGAGCAACACGGAAGCTGCTCGTTCTCCATCCCCCATTCGCTGCTGCTCGCTCTGCCTCCGCTACTTGGCAGCTACTAGCATTATATGTGGCTGCTCTTGCCTGGGAGTCGTGGCCCTTGTGTTTGCCATCAAG GCGGAAGAGCGGCATAAGGCAGGCCGGTTGGAGGAGGCAGTGCACTGGGGGGCCCGGGCCCGGAGGTTCATCCTGGCCAGCTTTGCCGTCTGGCTTGCTGTCCTTGTTCTGGGCCCGCTGCTTCTATGGCTGCTCTCCTACGCCATCGCCCAGGCTGAGTGA
- the CFAP119 gene encoding cilia- and flagella-associated protein 119 isoform X5, with product MIRRKSSQFQGLKMQSELEQHYELRREPKKDLRSLDESATRMGTGVHSESGTVASVNADEDPAADLFPPPLPQPRICIWKYLDIHSMHRLEKTANVEEMREVLAELLGLGSPAQSLRDAITLDLFSHALIFCRQQGFSLEQTSTACALLQDLHKACIATPLGNVEECYRYFTSVLFCHGIRRPPFSINLFKEEQLLALADYVVNTYFRHFKLYKYVFTPQVRLDLSLTYMGLQAPKLWPKDETEKEEGEEVEEQALTPDEEEPETVVQPEPEPSQVSILRAYIKTQMNKELEQLQQLVEERLKASEERLSSKLTALERPLQLPPGKGKNKT from the exons ATGATCCGCCGGAAGTCCAGCCAATTCCAGGGACTGAAAATGCAATCGGAGCTTGAACAGCACTACGAACTGCGGAGAGAACCCAAGAAAGACCTCAGGTCATTGGATGAATCGGCCACGCGGATGGGAACAGGTGTGCATAGCGAGTCGGGAACCGTGGCTTCGGTGAATGCGGATGAGGATCCTGCAGCCGACTTGTTCCCG CCGCCACTGCCCCAGCCCCGGATCTGCATATG GAAGTACCTGGACATCCATTCCATGCACAGGCTGGAGAAGACAGCCAATGTTGAGGAGATGAGGGA gGTGCTGGCCGAGCTGTTGGGACTAGGCTCTCCTGCGCAGAGCCTGCGGGACGCCATCACCCTGGACCTCTTCTCCCATGCACTCATCTTCTGCCGCCAACAAGGCTTCTCCCTGGAGCAGACATCAACGGCTTGTGCCCTGCTCCAAGATCTTCACAAGGCCTGTATTG CAACCCCCTTGGGCAACGTGGAGGAATGTTACCGCTACTTCACCAGTGTTCTTTTTTGCCACGGAATCAGG CGGCCCCCCTTCAGTATCAACCTCTTTAAGGAGGAACAGCTGCTGGCCCTGGCAGATTATGTGGTCAACACCTACTTCCGCCACTTCAAGCTCTACAAATATGTCTTCACACCCCAG gTGCGGCTGGATCTATCTTTGACTTACATGGGGCTACAGGCACCCAAGCTCTGGCCAAAGGATGAGACGG AGAAAGAAGAGGGCGAAGAGGTGGAGGAGCAGGCACTCACCCCAGATGAGGAGGAACCGGAAACAGTGGTCCAGCCAGAGCCAGAGCCAA GCCAGGTCTCCATCCTCCGGGCCTACATCAAGACCCAGATGAACAAGGAACTGGAGCAGCTCCAACAACTGGTGGAGGAACGGCTCAAGGCCAGTGAGGAAAGGCTCAGCAGCAAGCTGACCGCACTCGAGCGGCCCCTCCAGCTACCTCCAGGCAAAGGCAAGAACAAGACCTAG
- the PHKG2 gene encoding phosphorylase b kinase gamma catalytic chain, liver/testis isoform isoform X2, with the protein MTLDVGPEDELPDWAAAKEFYQKYDPKDVIGRVWRSGCEAAKALLCVEMREQEALTCALSDSGRGVSSVVRRCVHRVTGREFAVKIMEVTAERLSPEQLEEVREATRRETHILRQVAGHPHIITLIDSYESSSFMFLVFDLSIMRSLLEAVSFLHANNIVHRDLKPENILLDDNMQIRLSDFGFSCHLEPDEKLRELCGTPGYLAPEILKCSMDETHPGYGKEVDLWACGVILFTLLAGSPPFWHRRQILMLRMIMEGQYQFSSPEWDDRSDTVKDLISRLLQVDPEERLTAEQALQHPFFERCEGSQPWNLSPRQRFRVAVWTVLAAGRVALSTHRVRPLTKSALLRDPYALRPVRRLIDSCAFRLYGHWVKKGEQQNRAALFQHRPPGPLSMMGPEEEGDSATITEDEAMMVLG; encoded by the exons ATGACGCTAGACGTGGGGCCGGAGGATGAGCTGCCCGACTGGGCTGCGGCCAAGGAGTTTTACCAGAAGTACGACCCTAAGGACGTCATTGGCAG AGTCTGGCGTAGTGGGTGTGAGGCTGCCAAGGCCCTACTCTGCGTGGAAATGAGAGAGCAGGAGGCCCTGACTTGCGCGTTGTCTGACTCTGGCAGAGGAGTGAGCTCTGTAGTCCGCCGTTGCGTTCATCGAGTTACTGGCCGGGAGTTTGCGGTGAAGATCATGGAGGTGACAGCTGAGCGGCTGAGTCCTGAGCAGCTGGAGGAGGTGCGAGAAGCCACGCGGCGAGAGACACACATCCTTCGCCAGGTCGCCGGCCACCCCCACATCA TCACTCTCATCGATTCCTACGAGTCTTCTAGCTTCATGTTCCTGGTGTTTGACCT GTCCATCATGAGGTCTCTGCTGGAAGCAGTGAGCTTTCTCCACGCCAACAACATTGTACACCGAGACCTGAAGCCTGAGAATATTCTCCTAGATGACAATATGCAGATCCGACTGTCAGATTTTGGGTTCTCCTGCCACTTGGAACCTGACGAGAAGCTTCGAG AGTTGTGTGGGACTCCAGGGTATCTAGCACCAGAGATCCTTAAGTGCTCCATGGATGAAACCCACCCAGGCTATGGCAAGGAGGTCGATCT CTGGGCCTGTGGGGTGATCTTGTTCACACTCCTGGCTGGCTCGCCACCATTCTGGCACCGACGCCAGATCCTGATGTTACGCATGATCATGGAGGGCCAGTACCAGTTTAGTTCACCTGAGTGGGATGACCGTTCTGACACTGTGAAAGACCTG ATCTCGAGGCTGCTGCAGGTGGATCCTGAGGAGCGCCTGACAGCTGAGCAAGCCCTACAGCACCCATTCTTTGAGCGCTGTGAAGGCAGCCAACCCTGGAACCTCAGCCCCCGCCAGCGGTTCCGG GTGGCAGTGTGGACAGTGCTGGCTGCTGGACGGGTGGCCTTAAGCACCCACCGTGTACGGCCGCTGACCAAGAGTGCACTGTTGAGGGACCCTTATGCGCTGCGGCCAGTGCGGCGCCTCATTGACAGCTGTGCCTTCCGGCTCTATGGACACTGGGTGAAGAAGGGTGAGCAGCAGAACCGGGCAGCCCTCTTCCAGCACCGGCCCCCAGGGCCTTTATCCATGATGGGCCCTGAAGAGGAGGGGGACTCAGCTACTATCACTGAAGATGAGGCCATGATGGTGCTGGGCTAG
- the PHKG2 gene encoding phosphorylase b kinase gamma catalytic chain, liver/testis isoform isoform X3: MTLDVGPEDELPDWAAAKEFYQKYDPKDVIGRGVSSVVRRCVHRVTGREFAVKIMEVTAERLSPEQLEEVREATRRETHILRQVAGHPHIITLIDSYESSSFMFLVFDLMRKGELFDYLTEKVALSEKETRSIMRSLLEAVSFLHANNIVHRDLKPENILLDDNMQIRLSDFGFSCHLEPDEKLRELCGTPGYLAPEILKCSMDETHPGYGKEVDLWACGVILFTLLAGSPPFWHRRQILMLRMIMEGQYQFSSPEWDDRSDTVKDLISRLLQVDPEERLTAEQALQHPFFERCEGSQPWNLSPRQRFRVAVWTVLAAGRVALSTHRVRPLTKSALLRDPYALRPVRRLIDSCAFRLYGHWVKKGEQQNRAALFQHRPPGPLSMMGPEEEGDSATITEDEAMMVLG, translated from the exons ATGACGCTAGACGTGGGGCCGGAGGATGAGCTGCCCGACTGGGCTGCGGCCAAGGAGTTTTACCAGAAGTACGACCCTAAGGACGTCATTGGCAG AGGAGTGAGCTCTGTAGTCCGCCGTTGCGTTCATCGAGTTACTGGCCGGGAGTTTGCGGTGAAGATCATGGAGGTGACAGCTGAGCGGCTGAGTCCTGAGCAGCTGGAGGAGGTGCGAGAAGCCACGCGGCGAGAGACACACATCCTTCGCCAGGTCGCCGGCCACCCCCACATCA TCACTCTCATCGATTCCTACGAGTCTTCTAGCTTCATGTTCCTGGTGTTTGACCT GATGCGGAAGGGAGAGCTGTTTGACTATCTCACAGAGAAGGTGGCCCtctcagaaaaggaaaccag GTCCATCATGAGGTCTCTGCTGGAAGCAGTGAGCTTTCTCCACGCCAACAACATTGTACACCGAGACCTGAAGCCTGAGAATATTCTCCTAGATGACAATATGCAGATCCGACTGTCAGATTTTGGGTTCTCCTGCCACTTGGAACCTGACGAGAAGCTTCGAG AGTTGTGTGGGACTCCAGGGTATCTAGCACCAGAGATCCTTAAGTGCTCCATGGATGAAACCCACCCAGGCTATGGCAAGGAGGTCGATCT CTGGGCCTGTGGGGTGATCTTGTTCACACTCCTGGCTGGCTCGCCACCATTCTGGCACCGACGCCAGATCCTGATGTTACGCATGATCATGGAGGGCCAGTACCAGTTTAGTTCACCTGAGTGGGATGACCGTTCTGACACTGTGAAAGACCTG ATCTCGAGGCTGCTGCAGGTGGATCCTGAGGAGCGCCTGACAGCTGAGCAAGCCCTACAGCACCCATTCTTTGAGCGCTGTGAAGGCAGCCAACCCTGGAACCTCAGCCCCCGCCAGCGGTTCCGG GTGGCAGTGTGGACAGTGCTGGCTGCTGGACGGGTGGCCTTAAGCACCCACCGTGTACGGCCGCTGACCAAGAGTGCACTGTTGAGGGACCCTTATGCGCTGCGGCCAGTGCGGCGCCTCATTGACAGCTGTGCCTTCCGGCTCTATGGACACTGGGTGAAGAAGGGTGAGCAGCAGAACCGGGCAGCCCTCTTCCAGCACCGGCCCCCAGGGCCTTTATCCATGATGGGCCCTGAAGAGGAGGGGGACTCAGCTACTATCACTGAAGATGAGGCCATGATGGTGCTGGGCTAG